The following proteins are co-located in the Silene latifolia isolate original U9 population chromosome 1, ASM4854445v1, whole genome shotgun sequence genome:
- the LOC141607225 gene encoding uncharacterized protein LOC141607225 has translation MSRCFPFPPPGYEKKLRIEDVTLLAKEKDKEKKHKKDKDKYKKEGSEKDKQRSKEKRKEKDKEKHKHKDRAKKDAKKQSRDEKSFEGDRSNVEKVGPSSPQSSCLQELEQRTSFVDGTTGSQTVHNVASRRNGVDRTEGKGGLDQMVNGQKINNQSNFPKVAFIFSNGLEQKTVPNGRHMENNISKSTEAKEMQIHQNGIIREEKSKYKNAKRHKGETEICTPRMFGYDGVRVDPPKETAVVRELERRIRDEGGVTGSQVGMNANVTIQQKAQNPGKVANGYALSFSQTKGNSTLGSGSNRMESGQKDNNQSKVPKVAIVHNIKVEKRECEVTGAMGTSRKAPAEGIERNGYIDKGAVDNREKIPSKDEGRNKPAQECEVAGFVGTSKKAPVEGIEMNGYSGKGAVDTRKKIPLKNDGRSIPREDEKMKGKANSTVELSKYGQNGSDSTVGSKKHLSFKMGNKSAETITGKRKESEAIGSLHDNETRPQKSQKTVISSQPAAENARHLKSSATITVSAASKPEPANGFRLDGVEHKPNRTVGAQSPPVPTNSELSVAKVPGNTGSQESSLVSIKPPIIGGNVNGVIGAHGSPPITTKAIKHVQKVHEAVGHQESAKPPLTVGNVNGTIAAHGSPPVTLKPPSTSGKEKRKSKSSSKPPPPHPDTKYLSQILSVPKMEEPPEFDDTEWLFENKLSSSKEGDCNKCCDRDEGEHVWAKAVHLEFADVYALPYVIPY, from the exons GAAAAAGATAAAGAGAAAAAGCATAAAAAGGACAAGGACAAATACAAAAAAGAAGGCAGTGAAAAGGACAAACAAAGGAGCAAGGAAAAGCGGAAGGAGAAGGATAAGGAGAAGCATAAACACAAGGACAGGGCCAAAAAGGATGCGAAGAAACAGTCTCGGGACGAGAAAAGTTTTGAAGGTGACAGGTCCAATGTGGAGAAAGTTGGGCCGAGCAGCCCGCAAAGTTCGTGCCTTCAAGAGCTCGAGCAGAGAACCAGTTTTGTGGATGGCACAACAGGGAGTCAAACAGTACATAATGTTGCTAGTAGGAGAAATGGTGTTGACCGGACCGAAGGTAAGGGTGGACTTGATCAGATGGTCAATGGACAGAAGATTAATAATCAGTCAAATTTTCCAAAAGTTGCGTTTATTTTTAGCAATGGGTTGGAGCAAAAAACAGTGCCAAATGGTAGACATATGGAGAACAATATTAGTAAGTCTACTGAGGCGAAAGAAATGCAAATACATCAAAATGGAATTATAAGGGAGGAGAAAAGCAAGTACAAAAATGCAAAGAGGCACAAAGGAGAAACAGAAATATGTACACCTCGGATGTTTGGTTATGATGGTGTCCGGGTCGACCCTCCCAAGGAGACTGCAGTTGTTCGGGAGCTTGAACGCAGAATCCGAGATGAAGGTGGTGTAACTGGCAGCCAAGTGGGTATGAATGCTAATGTTACTATTCAGCAAAAAGCTCAGAATCCAGGAAAAGTGGCAAATGGGTATGCTCTCTCTTTTAGCCAAACAAAAGGAAACTCCACATTGGGAAGTGGTAGTAATAGGATGGAGAGTGGACAGAAAGACAATAATCAGTCAAAAGTCCCCAAAGTGGCAATTGTACATAATATCAAAGTGGAGAAAAGAGAATGTGAAGTGACGGGAGCTATGGGAACGAGTAGGAAGGCACCGGCGGAAGGGATAGAAAGGAATGGATATATTGATAAAGGTGCTGTAGATAACAGAGAAAAAATTCCTTCCAAGGATGAGGGCCGAAATAAACCCGCACAAGAATGTGAAGTGGCAGGATTTGTGGGTACGAGTAAGAAGGCACCGGTGGAAGGGATAGAAATGAATGGATATAGTGGAAAAGGTGCGGTAGATACCAGAAAGAAAATCCCATTGAAGAATGATGGCCGAAGTATACCCAGAGAGGACGAGAAAATGAAGGGAAAAGCTAACAGTACTGTAGAACTGTCTAAATATGGTCAAAATGGCAGTGATTCTACAGTCGGTTCGAAAAAACACCTCTCTTTTAAAATGGGTAACAAGTCTGCAGAGACAATTACCGGCAAGCGAAAGGAATCTGAAGCAATCGGAAGTTTACATG ATAACGAGACACGGCCCCAGAAGTCGCAGAAAACTGTTATTTCCTCTCAACCTGCAGCTGAAAATGCAAGGCACTTGAAATCGAGCGCAACCATTACTGTGTCTGCTGCATCTAAGCCGGAGCCAGCCAATGGCTTTAGGCTGGATGGTGTGGAACATAAGCCCAATCGAACAGTGGGTGCTCAATCACCTCCTGTCCCAACAAATTCTGAATTGTCTGTTGCAAAGGTCCCTGGAAACACGGGATCTCAAGAATCCTCTTTGGTCTCCATAAAGCCTCCAATTATAGGAGGAAATGTCAATGGGGTCATCGGGGCTCATGGGTCACCTCCTATTACAACAAAAGCTATTAAACATGTGCAGAAAGTCCATGAGGCGGTTGGCCATCAAGAATCAGCAAAACCACCATTGACTGTCGGAAATGTCAATGGGACCATTGCGGCTCATGGATCACCTCCTGTTACACTGAAACCTCCATCCACTTCGGGAAAAGAGAAGCGCAAAAGCAAGTCCTCTTCAAAGCCGCCACCTCCACATCCCGATACCAAGTATTTGAGTCAGATACTGTCGGTGCCAAAAATGGAGGAGCCGCCTGAATTTGATGATACAGAATGGCTGTTTGAGAACAAGCTCTCCTCATCAAAAGAAGGTGATTGTAATAAATGTTGTGACAGAGATGAAGGAGAACATGTGTGGGCAAAAGCCGTTCACTTAGAATTTGCAGATGTCTATGCTCTGCCATATGTCATCCCATACTAA